The following are encoded in a window of Hypomesus transpacificus isolate Combined female unplaced genomic scaffold, fHypTra1 scaffold_31, whole genome shotgun sequence genomic DNA:
- the ankle2 gene encoding LOW QUALITY PROTEIN: ankyrin repeat and LEM domain-containing protein 2 (The sequence of the model RefSeq protein was modified relative to this genomic sequence to represent the inferred CDS: deleted 1 base in 1 codon) → MEAVLTRLRGLSSDELREEFTRADLKCGPITATTRAIFERKLARVLAGAEGSVVETDSNAAADADSADQAKPVPASSRATSAAGGPPLQAPGEDMDFGYGIGLNPPEEEELSVKSGTPWSISAAGGRSQSKTDTPSKTAPVSPTFYYGVCPLWEDVLARNERAHVYSDKKEALQAVKTMKGARFKAFANREDAEKFARGVCDYYPSPSKSTPCVSPVKPGLALCKDNLPVMEVDAINRERANSFKSPRTQDLTAKLRKAVEKGDEVAFAELVWSNPRYLIGSGDNPTVVQEGCRYNVMHVAAKENQPGVAQLLLDILENPDFMRLMYPDDLEAMLQKRIRYIIDLYLNTPDKAGFETPLHFACKFGCPEVVNVLCSHPDTDKHCKNKYDQKPFDVICERKNKTQEAKQKICDYLEDRCYIPLLRATDNSSQPVIGASWSPEPSESLPHSLVSQFARSPIDPIMAVRAFAGPLSPSKADEFRRVWKTPPRDRAGHFKNILKSDPDRGAERVGRDLAREMGHPWAEYWDFLDSFVDLSSADGLRKLEDFLGKKDFSERAHEEAGENETTNRFRTPSPGKPKKFCNSISVGAFLDEGDDISLEEMKNRQNAALTSITSSAGAKDGLKGGGREFHILPVSHHLHHRGADLIETAAERDLLCSDASLLSAAVAAVCKNGPCPSPPDRTHNGDKGASPRCAAATSSPSSACLLSPISNLMVEFERMSLQDGVDGPCGRQRRRSGGQRGPREPRDSLAPAQIAFGVGRLSLEPSDQDAASERASAEPSAGEAGWRSGEDRCGSGSSEEYLTAEESLEAAGMRTSGGGRGAAAGGRSLCARSKSWDHGGRDVSGSGSSGSYKSLDDSHEYLVRTPPRIRKGLFIEGDSPTKLDREVLSAIEAVDLDGQKYPTIHKWKSTMQTFSSSQMQSWPSPAVVKNQRGRMQAPPHPPGSPVSSLFSPGGLLSPARHPGSPDLPSPSRYNPAHASFIQRLRFKHFNDPPI, encoded by the exons GCCGGGGCAGAGGGCAGCGTCGTCGAGACGGACAGCAACGCCGCAGCGGATGCCGACAGTGCGGACCAGGCCAAACCCGTGCCAGCATCGTCACGTGCCACATCCGCAGCCGGCGGCCCTCCGCTCCAGGCCCCCGGCGAGGACATGGACTTTGGCTACGGCATTGGACTGAACcccccggaggaggaggagctctcCGTCAAGTCAGGGACCCCTTGGAGCATCAGCGCGGCGGGCGGCAGATCCCAGTCTAAAACGGACACTCCTTCTAAGACCGCGCCGGTGTCCCCGACGTTCTACTACGGAGTCTGTCCGCTGTGGGAAGACGTGCTGGCTAGAAATG AGAGGGCTCACGTCTATTCAGACAAGAAGGAGGCTCTTCAGGCGGTGAAGACGATGAAAGGAGCTCGATTCAAAGCCTTTGCCAACCGGGAAGACGCGGAGAAGTTTGCCAGAGGGGTCTGTGACTACTACCCCTCCCCCAGCAAGTCCACCCCCTGCGTCTCCCCGGTGAAGCCAGGCCTGGCTCTGTGCAAGG ACAACCTTCCAGTCATGGAGGTGGACGCCATCAACCGAGAGCGAGCCAACAGCTTCAAGAGCCCTCGCACGCAGGACCTGACGGCCAAGCTGCGGAAGGCCGTAGAGAAGGGCGACGAGGTGGCCTTCGCCGAGCTGGTCTGGAGCAACCCGCGCTATCTCATCGGCTCGGGGGACAACCCTACCGTCGTGCAG GAGGGCTGCAGGTACAACGTCATGCACGTGGCGGCCAAGGAGAACCAGCCCGGCGTAGCCCAGCTCCTGCTGGACATCCTGGAGAACCCGGACTTCATGCGCCTCATGTACCCAGACGACCTGGAGGCCATGCTGCAGAAACGCATCCGCTACATCATAGACCTGTACCTCAACACGCCAGACAAGGCG GGATTCGAGACGCCGCTTCACTTTGCTTGTAAATTCGGTTGCCCTGAAGTGGTGAATGTCCTGTGCTCCCACCCCGACACAGATAAACATTGCAAGAACAAGTACGACCAGAAGCCATTTGAT GTGATTtgtgaaagaaaaaacaaaacccAGGAAGCCAAGCAGAAGATCTGTGACTATTTGGAAG ACCGCTGTTATATACCCTTGCTGAGGGCTACGGACAACTCCTCTCAGCCTGTGATTGGTGCTTCCTGGTCACCTGAGCCTTCAGAGAGCCTTCCTCATTCGCTGGTTTCCCAGTTCGCGAGGAGTCCAATCGACCCCATCATGGCAGTCAGGGCATTCGCAGGCCCTCTGAGCCCCTCGAAG GCTGATGAGTTCCGCAGGGTGTGGAAGACTCCTCCCAGGGACAGGGCGGGGCATTTTAAAAATATCCTCAAGTCGGACCCTGACCGCGGGGCAGAGAGAGTGGGCAG AGACTTGGCCAGGGAGATGGGCCACCCTTGGGCAGAGTACTGGGACTTCCTGGACAGCTTCGTGGACCTGTCGTCCGCGGACGGCCTGCGCAAGCTGGAGGACTTCCTCGGCAAGAAGGACTTCAGCGAGCGCGCTCACGAGGAGGCCGGGGAGAACGAGACAACCAACCGGTTTAGGACCCCGTCCCCAG GCAAGCCCAAGAAGTTCTGCAACTCCATCTCGGTGGGCGCCTTCCTGGACGAGGGCGACGACATCAGcctggaggagatgaagaaCCGGCAGAACGCCGCCCTGACCAGCATCACCTCGTCCGCCGGCGCCAAGGACGGCCTGAAGGGCGGCGGCCGCGAGTTCCACATCCTGCCCGTGTCGCACCACCTCCATCACCGCGGCGCCGACCTCATCGAGACGGCTGCGGAGCGCGACCTGCTGTGCTCGGACGCCAGCCTCCTGTCGGCGGCGGTGGCGGCGGTCTGCAAGAACGGCccgtgcccctccccccccgacaGGACTCACAACGGGGACAAGGGGGCTTCTCCCCGCTGCGCCGCCGCCacctcctcgccctcctccgcCTGCCTGCTGTCGCCCATCTCCAACCTGATGGTGGAGTTTGAGAGGATGTCCCTGCAGGACGGTGTGGACGGGCCCTGCGGCCGGCAGAGGCGTAGGAGCGGGGGCCAGAGGGGCCCCCGCGAGCCCAGGGACTCCCTCGCCCCGGCCCAGATCGCTTTCGGCGTGGGCCGGCTGTCGCTGGAGCCCTCCGATCAGGACGCGGCGTCGGAGCGGGCGAGCGCCGAGCCTTCGGCGGGGGAGGCGGGGTGGAGGTCGGGGGAGGACAGGTGTGGGAGCGGGAGCTCCGAGGAGTACCTCACGGCGGAGGAGAGTCTGGAGGCCGCCGGCATGAGGACTAGCGGGGGGGGGCGCGGC GCGGCGGCCGGAGGGCGTTCGCTCTGCGCCCGGTCCAAGTCCTGGGACCACGGGGGGAGAGACGTGAGCGGCTCGGGGTCGTCCGGCTCCTACAAGTCCCTGGACGACTCCCACGAGTACCTCGTCCGAACCCCGCCCCGGATCAGGAAAGGACTCTTCATCGAAGG GGATTCGCCAACCAAGTTGGACAGGGAAGTCTTGTCAGCGATAGAAGCCGTAGACTTGGATGGCCAGAAATACCCGACCATTCACAAATGGAAGAGCACTATGCAGACATTCTCCTCATCCCAGATGCAAAG ctggcCCAGCCCTGCTGTGGTGAAGAACCAGAGAGGCAGGATGcaggcccccccccaccctccaggctCCCCAGTCAGCAGCCTGTTCTCTCCGGGGGGGCTCCTCAGCCCAGCCAGGCACCCTGGCTCCCCAgacctccccagccccagccgcTACAACCCTGCACACGCCAGCTTCATCCAGCGCCTCCGCTTCAAGCACTTCAACGACCCCCCcatttag